One window of the Haloarcula halobia genome contains the following:
- a CDS encoding beta-ribofuranosylaminobenzene 5'-phosphate synthase family protein, whose translation MVTVSTAARLHFGFQNLALAHERLYGGVGLALAEPRLVLEAERADGVTCADEDVAPYVRRAVAELGVEGAAVTVDERYPRHVGLGSGTQLALAAVVAVGRAYGRAVDVRRLAPALGRGGRSGVGVATFEHGGFVADGGHPTERFTAEPPAEGDWDVPPVVAHHDLPTDWRFVLVVPDVGPGQSGAEEDRSMRQAVERADPGIADEIATLLTRQLLPAVATGDRRGFGQAAARLGRLNGAWYADEQGGVYRPPAGQLVERLGDEPAITGAGQSSWGPAVWGLTAAEHVDAGRAAGQAALESAGVDGRVQVVAPRNDGALLRE comes from the coding sequence ATGGTGACGGTATCGACGGCCGCGCGGCTCCACTTCGGGTTCCAGAACCTCGCGCTGGCACACGAGCGACTCTACGGCGGGGTCGGCCTGGCGCTCGCGGAGCCACGGCTCGTCCTCGAGGCCGAACGGGCCGACGGCGTGACGTGTGCCGACGAGGACGTGGCACCGTACGTCCGCCGGGCCGTCGCGGAACTCGGTGTCGAGGGGGCCGCGGTCACCGTCGACGAGCGCTACCCGCGCCACGTCGGCCTCGGGAGCGGGACCCAGCTCGCGCTGGCCGCCGTCGTCGCCGTCGGCCGGGCGTACGGCCGAGCGGTCGACGTCCGGCGCCTGGCGCCCGCGCTGGGCCGGGGCGGTCGCAGCGGCGTCGGCGTCGCCACGTTCGAACACGGCGGGTTCGTCGCCGACGGGGGCCACCCGACCGAGCGCTTCACCGCCGAACCGCCGGCCGAGGGCGACTGGGACGTGCCACCGGTGGTCGCTCACCACGACCTGCCGACCGACTGGCGGTTCGTCCTCGTCGTGCCCGACGTCGGTCCCGGGCAGAGCGGGGCCGAGGAAGACCGGAGCATGCGCCAGGCCGTCGAGCGGGCCGACCCCGGCATCGCCGACGAGATCGCGACCCTGCTGACCCGCCAGCTGCTCCCCGCCGTCGCGACGGGCGACCGTCGCGGGTTCGGCCAGGCGGCGGCCCGCCTCGGCCGACTCAACGGGGCCTGGTACGCCGACGAGCAGGGCGGCGTCTACCGGCCGCCAGCCGGCCAACTCGTCGAGCGACTCGGCGACGAACCCGCGATAACCGGCGCCGGACAGTCCTCGTGGGGGCCGGCGGTATGGGGACTGACGGCCGCCGAGCACGTCGACGCGGGCCGTGCGGCCGGGCAGGCGGCCCTCGAGTCGGCCGGCGTCGACGGGAGGGTACAGGTCGTCGCGCCGCGGAACGACGGTGCGCTCCTCCGCGAGTGA
- the ilvD gene encoding dihydroxy-acid dehydratase, with translation MSQQDGRERPGKDPDLPSNDVTEGTERAPHRAMFRAMGYDDEDLASPMVGLANPAADITPCNVHLDDVADAAYEGVDDNGGMPIEFGTITISDAISMGTEGMKASLISREIIADSVELVAFGERMDGLVTVAGCDKNLPGMMMAAIRTDLPSVFLYGGSIMPGEHDGREVTIQNVFEGVGAVAEGDMSEDELDEMERHACPGAGSCGGMFTANTMASISEALGLAPLGSAAPPAEHEERYDVAERAGDLVLDAIEHDRKPSDILTKESFENAIALQVAIGGSTNAVLHLLALAAEADIDLSIEEFDEISRRTPKIANLQPGGTRVMNDLFEVGGVPVVVRRLLEADLLHGDAMTVTGRTIAEELAHLDEQGKLPDDDAIDEDYLYTVDDPYQAEGAIKILTGNLAPDGGVLKVTGDDKFHHEGPARVFEDEEAAMEYVQTGEIESGDVIVIRNEGPRGGPGMREMLGVTAAVVGAGHEDDVALLTDGRFSGATRGPMIGHVAPEAYVGGPIGALQDGDTVTVDIPDRTLAVDLSDEEIERRLEARGEPDPPYTNGVLAKYEQAFGSAANGAVTNPGAKWD, from the coding sequence ATGAGCCAGCAGGACGGCCGCGAGCGTCCGGGCAAGGACCCGGACCTCCCGAGCAACGACGTGACAGAGGGGACCGAACGCGCCCCGCACCGAGCGATGTTCCGCGCGATGGGGTACGACGACGAGGACCTCGCATCCCCGATGGTCGGCCTCGCCAACCCGGCGGCCGACATCACTCCCTGTAACGTTCACCTAGACGACGTCGCGGACGCCGCCTACGAGGGCGTCGACGACAACGGCGGGATGCCCATCGAGTTCGGCACCATCACCATCTCCGACGCCATCTCGATGGGGACCGAGGGGATGAAGGCGAGCCTCATCTCCCGGGAGATCATCGCCGACTCCGTGGAACTGGTCGCCTTCGGCGAGCGCATGGACGGCCTGGTCACCGTCGCGGGCTGTGACAAGAACCTCCCGGGGATGATGATGGCCGCCATCCGGACGGACCTCCCGAGCGTCTTCCTCTACGGCGGCTCGATCATGCCCGGCGAACACGACGGGCGCGAGGTCACCATCCAGAACGTCTTCGAGGGCGTCGGCGCCGTCGCCGAGGGCGACATGAGCGAGGACGAACTCGACGAGATGGAGCGCCACGCCTGTCCCGGTGCGGGCTCCTGTGGCGGGATGTTCACCGCCAACACGATGGCATCTATCTCCGAGGCGCTGGGGCTGGCCCCGCTCGGATCGGCCGCCCCGCCCGCGGAACACGAGGAGCGCTACGACGTGGCCGAACGCGCCGGCGACCTCGTGCTGGACGCCATCGAGCACGACCGCAAGCCATCGGACATCCTCACGAAGGAATCGTTCGAGAACGCCATCGCCCTGCAGGTGGCCATCGGCGGCTCGACGAACGCCGTCCTCCACCTGCTCGCACTCGCGGCGGAGGCCGACATCGACCTCTCCATCGAGGAGTTCGACGAGATCTCGCGGCGGACGCCCAAGATCGCGAACCTCCAGCCAGGCGGTACCCGCGTGATGAACGACCTCTTCGAGGTCGGGGGCGTCCCGGTCGTCGTCCGCCGTCTGCTCGAGGCCGACCTGCTCCACGGCGACGCGATGACCGTCACCGGCCGGACCATCGCTGAGGAACTCGCCCACCTCGACGAGCAGGGTAAACTCCCCGACGACGACGCTATCGACGAGGACTACCTCTACACGGTCGACGACCCCTACCAGGCGGAGGGCGCCATCAAGATCCTGACCGGCAACCTCGCGCCCGACGGGGGCGTCCTGAAGGTGACCGGCGACGACAAGTTCCACCACGAGGGCCCGGCCCGCGTCTTCGAGGACGAGGAAGCGGCCATGGAGTACGTCCAGACCGGCGAGATCGAGTCCGGCGACGTCATCGTCATCCGCAACGAGGGGCCACGCGGCGGCCCCGGGATGCGCGAGATGCTCGGCGTCACCGCCGCCGTCGTCGGCGCGGGCCACGAGGACGACGTGGCACTCTTGACCGACGGCCGGTTCTCCGGTGCGACCCGCGGCCCGATGATCGGCCACGTCGCCCCCGAGGCCTACGTCGGCGGCCCCATCGGTGCCCTGCAGGACGGCGACACCGTCACCGTCGACATCCCCGACCGGACGCTCGCGGTCGACCTCTCCGACGAGGAGATCGAACGGCGCCTCGAGGCACGCGGCGAACCGGACCCGCCCTACACGAACGGCGTGCTGGCGAAGTACGAGCAGGCGTTCGGGTCGGCAGCCAACGGCGCGGTAACCAACCCCGGCGCGAAGTGGGACTGA
- a CDS encoding histidine kinase N-terminal 7TM domain-containing protein → MALATLAAVLLASVVGMGVAFLVWLHRDRPGAGPLATFVVAASLWTIAYGLELAVHDLATMQWLLQIQLTLSVVVPIAWLVAVLEYTGHPHWLSRRRVGLLLVEPAVFVTLVWSNPSHGLVWRGLETASRGELSALAPVWGLVRWAHLAYVLALVLVGAVLLARLMMRTNQLFQTQGVALVAVITVPMAAHSLHLLAVLPPSFDPTSLGYVVSGVVLSAAILGGQLLDVAPVTRDLGREAILEEMDDRVVIVDEAGRIVDVNAAAADLFGADPVALLGRLLEDERPELATAIPGLDEHAHTETRLEHDGAVRYYDVRVTPLYRTYGAVSGHLVSLRDVTERRQREQRITVLNRLLRHDIRNEMNVVRGNADLLADHADADGHERIDRILSTVDEVVDRSDKIGAVSEALESETPRPLTVADLVDPVVTEARQRYPDAEVVCDCPDGLRVLAGPSLTLAFEELVDNAVEHSAGPVTVTIDVEAGDDGVSVRVHDDGPGIADHEREVINAGEETPLQHGSGVGLWLVKWVVRNVGGTMSFADGPGTTVEIELPRADQG, encoded by the coding sequence ATGGCGCTGGCGACTCTCGCGGCCGTCCTGCTCGCGTCCGTCGTCGGTATGGGCGTCGCGTTCCTGGTCTGGCTCCATCGCGACCGGCCCGGCGCCGGCCCGCTCGCGACGTTCGTCGTCGCCGCGAGCCTCTGGACGATCGCCTACGGGCTGGAACTGGCCGTCCACGACCTGGCGACGATGCAGTGGCTCCTCCAGATCCAGCTGACGCTGTCTGTCGTCGTGCCCATCGCCTGGCTCGTCGCCGTCCTCGAGTACACCGGCCACCCACACTGGTTGAGCCGGCGCCGGGTGGGTCTGCTGCTGGTCGAACCGGCCGTCTTCGTCACGCTGGTGTGGTCCAATCCCTCGCACGGCCTGGTCTGGCGCGGGCTCGAGACGGCGAGCCGCGGCGAGTTGAGCGCGCTCGCGCCTGTCTGGGGGCTGGTCCGCTGGGCCCACCTGGCGTACGTCCTGGCGCTGGTGCTGGTCGGGGCTGTCCTCCTCGCGCGGTTGATGATGCGGACGAACCAGCTGTTCCAGACCCAGGGCGTCGCGCTCGTGGCCGTCATCACGGTACCGATGGCCGCCCACTCGCTGCACCTGCTCGCGGTGCTCCCCCCCTCGTTCGATCCGACGAGCCTGGGCTACGTCGTCTCGGGGGTCGTCCTCTCGGCGGCGATCCTCGGCGGGCAGTTGCTCGACGTGGCGCCGGTCACCCGCGATCTGGGACGGGAGGCCATCCTCGAGGAGATGGACGACAGGGTCGTCATCGTCGACGAGGCCGGGCGCATCGTCGACGTCAACGCCGCCGCCGCGGACCTCTTCGGCGCCGACCCGGTCGCCCTGCTGGGCCGCCTGCTCGAGGACGAGCGGCCCGAACTGGCCACAGCCATCCCCGGCCTCGACGAGCACGCCCACACCGAGACGCGCCTCGAACACGACGGCGCGGTCCGCTACTACGACGTCCGCGTGACACCGCTGTACCGGACCTACGGTGCGGTCTCGGGGCACCTCGTCAGCCTGCGGGACGTCACCGAGCGCCGCCAGCGAGAGCAGCGCATCACGGTCCTCAACCGCTTGCTCCGCCACGACATCCGCAACGAGATGAACGTCGTCCGGGGCAACGCCGACCTGCTCGCGGACCACGCCGACGCCGACGGCCACGAGCGCATCGACCGCATCCTCTCGACGGTGGACGAGGTGGTCGACCGGAGCGACAAGATCGGCGCCGTCTCCGAGGCACTCGAATCCGAGACGCCCCGGCCGCTGACCGTGGCGGACCTCGTCGACCCCGTCGTCACCGAGGCGCGTCAGCGCTACCCGGATGCGGAGGTGGTCTGTGACTGCCCGGACGGCCTTCGCGTGCTGGCCGGGCCGTCGCTGACGCTCGCCTTCGAGGAACTGGTCGACAACGCCGTCGAACACAGCGCCGGCCCCGTAACGGTGACCATCGACGTCGAGGCAGGCGACGATGGGGTGAGCGTCCGCGTCCACGACGACGGGCCGGGCATCGCCGACCACGAGCGCGAGGTCATCAACGCCGGGGAGGAGACGCCGCTCCAGCACGGGTCGGGGGTCGGTCTGTGGCTCGTGAAGTGGGTCGTCCGGAACGTCGGCGGGACCATGTCGTTCGCCGACGGGCCGGGGACGACCGTCGAGATCGAGTTGCCCCGGGCCGACCAGGGGTGA
- a CDS encoding isopentenyl-diphosphate Delta-isomerase yields the protein MSTDADGTHKNAEQDVIAVDADDNEQGLVNRLEAHTGDGIRHRAFTALLFDEDDNVLLAQRAATKRLWDTHWDGTVASHPVEGQSQVEATKERLDDELGISPDQYDDLRVTDRFEYKRYYENAGLEWEVCAVLQATLTDTTLDPNPEEVDGLMWVPYDRLQDHPEYYRQLRLCPWFEIAMRRDDDR from the coding sequence ATGAGCACCGACGCCGACGGCACACACAAGAACGCCGAGCAGGACGTCATCGCGGTGGACGCCGACGACAACGAGCAGGGACTGGTCAACCGGCTCGAGGCCCACACCGGCGACGGCATCCGTCACCGGGCGTTCACGGCGCTCCTGTTCGACGAGGACGACAACGTGCTGCTCGCCCAGCGGGCCGCGACCAAGCGCCTGTGGGACACCCACTGGGACGGCACCGTCGCCTCCCACCCCGTCGAGGGCCAGAGCCAGGTCGAGGCGACGAAGGAACGACTCGACGACGAACTGGGAATCTCGCCCGACCAGTACGACGACCTCCGGGTGACCGATCGCTTCGAGTACAAGCGCTACTACGAGAACGCCGGCCTCGAGTGGGAGGTCTGTGCGGTCCTGCAGGCGACGCTGACCGACACGACGCTGGACCCGAACCCCGAGGAGGTCGACGGCCTCATGTGGGTCCCCTACGACCGCCTGCAGGACCACCCCGAGTACTACCGGCAACTGCGCCTCTGTCCCTGGTTCGAGATCGCCATGCGACGGGACGACGACCGCTAG
- a CDS encoding helix-turn-helix domain-containing protein, which translates to MPRAELSLTIPEGTWIGDISRSHDVTFRILAALPGDESGVGLAEVTATELPAVLADVERRDVVTSMKILSHRDDTALIQFETSMPLLLFPVQGSGIPLEMPFTLEDGEASWEVTAPQERLSQLGDQLDEFGIPFQVERLHQRIESEQLLTDSQLELVEAAVEQGYYDTPRDCSLTDLAEAVGIAKSTCSETLHRAEEKIIKQFVDER; encoded by the coding sequence ATGCCACGCGCAGAACTCTCGCTTACGATACCGGAGGGGACCTGGATCGGCGACATCTCGCGGAGCCACGACGTCACCTTCCGCATCCTCGCGGCCCTGCCGGGCGACGAGTCTGGCGTCGGCCTCGCCGAGGTGACCGCGACGGAGCTGCCGGCGGTGCTTGCCGACGTCGAACGGCGCGACGTGGTGACCTCGATGAAGATCCTCTCCCACCGCGACGACACGGCGCTGATACAGTTCGAGACGTCGATGCCCTTGCTGCTCTTTCCCGTCCAGGGCTCGGGCATCCCGCTGGAGATGCCCTTCACGCTCGAGGACGGCGAGGCCTCCTGGGAGGTGACGGCGCCCCAGGAACGACTCTCACAGCTGGGCGACCAGCTCGACGAGTTCGGCATCCCGTTTCAGGTCGAGCGCCTCCACCAGCGTATCGAGTCCGAACAGCTGCTCACCGACAGCCAGCTGGAACTCGTCGAAGCCGCCGTCGAGCAGGGTTACTACGACACGCCACGGGACTGCTCGCTGACGGACCTGGCCGAGGCCGTCGGCATCGCGAAGTCCACCTGTAGCGAGACGCTCCACCGGGCCGAGGAGAAGATCATCAAGCAGTTCGTCGACGAGCGCTGA
- a CDS encoding SRPBCC family protein: MERVTLSRTVDADPETVRALITDVQSFMDALGLDNVTVDGDRITLQNRMGLFDIELQLEVVDVEGAVLAYEQREGVFETMRTEYTVEDVPEGTEVTATTEFSAVDFAVIGEVLDATIVERQRRKELTAQLDWLERQVAA; the protein is encoded by the coding sequence ATGGAACGGGTCACGCTTTCGCGGACGGTCGACGCCGACCCGGAGACGGTCAGGGCCCTGATAACGGACGTCCAGTCGTTCATGGACGCGCTGGGCCTGGATAACGTGACCGTCGACGGCGACCGTATCACCCTGCAAAACCGGATGGGACTGTTCGACATCGAACTGCAACTCGAGGTCGTCGACGTCGAGGGAGCGGTCCTCGCCTACGAGCAACGCGAGGGCGTCTTCGAGACGATGCGAACCGAGTACACCGTCGAGGACGTACCCGAGGGGACCGAGGTGACTGCCACCACCGAGTTCAGCGCCGTCGACTTCGCGGTCATCGGCGAGGTGCTGGACGCGACCATCGTGGAACGGCAGCGTCGCAAGGAACTGACCGCCCAGCTGGACTGGCTCGAGCGCCAGGTCGCGGCGTGA
- a CDS encoding CGCGG family rSAM-modified RiPP protein produces MPETDVPPVTESVHDNSWSANLERPVHAGDRTLVVEQAITAVERTRPGNHVNLVTHADHGHPETYLFDALDEEFGADVATEYVKQCGCGGHVTRAQVGGR; encoded by the coding sequence ATGCCCGAGACAGACGTCCCGCCGGTCACCGAGTCGGTCCACGACAACTCCTGGTCGGCGAACCTCGAACGGCCGGTCCACGCCGGGGACCGCACGCTAGTCGTCGAACAGGCCATCACCGCCGTCGAGCGTACCCGACCCGGGAACCACGTCAATCTCGTGACCCACGCGGACCACGGCCACCCGGAGACCTATCTCTTCGACGCACTGGACGAGGAGTTCGGCGCGGACGTAGCAACCGAGTACGTCAAGCAGTGTGGCTGTGGCGGGCACGTCACCCGCGCTCAGGTCGGTGGCCGATGA
- a CDS encoding TIGR04053 family radical SAM/SPASM domain-containing protein, protein MTPGVAVDERPLVLIWEVTQACGLACKHCRADAKPQRHPEELSTAEGETLLEDASEFGDGQLVVLSGGDPLARDDVADLVEYGTDRGLRMTLTPSGTSSLTRERLADLSAAGLKRLALSLDGASEAAHDGFRGVSGSFESTMAAAEAARDLDIPLQVNTTVCAETVSELPAIRDRVEELEAVLWSVFFLVPVGRGRVLTPVDPARAERVMAWLHEVREAAPFGVKTTEAPHFRRVGIQDREGDSTPPRRRTGVRAGKGFAFVSHTGEVYPSGFLPQSAGNVREASVVSVYRDSSLFQRLRDDDALTGKCGACEYRSVCGGSRSRAYATTGDPLAADPLCAYDPEGFDGSVPDQHPAD, encoded by the coding sequence ATGACTCCGGGAGTCGCCGTCGACGAGCGGCCGCTGGTGCTCATCTGGGAGGTGACCCAGGCCTGTGGGCTGGCCTGCAAGCACTGCCGGGCCGACGCGAAACCACAGCGCCATCCCGAGGAACTCTCCACGGCGGAGGGCGAGACGCTGCTCGAGGACGCGTCCGAGTTCGGCGACGGGCAGCTGGTCGTCCTCTCCGGCGGGGACCCGCTGGCCCGCGACGACGTGGCCGACCTGGTCGAGTACGGCACGGACCGGGGCCTGCGGATGACGCTGACGCCGAGCGGGACGTCGTCGCTCACCCGCGAGCGACTGGCCGACCTGTCGGCGGCCGGCCTCAAGCGGCTGGCGCTCTCGCTGGACGGCGCCAGCGAGGCCGCTCACGACGGGTTCCGGGGCGTCTCGGGCAGTTTCGAGTCGACCATGGCGGCCGCCGAGGCGGCCCGTGACCTCGACATCCCGCTGCAGGTCAACACCACCGTCTGTGCGGAGACGGTGTCGGAACTGCCGGCCATCCGCGACCGGGTCGAAGAACTCGAGGCCGTCCTCTGGTCCGTCTTCTTCCTCGTGCCGGTGGGCCGGGGCCGGGTGCTGACCCCCGTCGACCCGGCCCGGGCCGAGCGGGTGATGGCGTGGCTCCACGAGGTCCGCGAGGCGGCGCCGTTCGGCGTCAAGACGACCGAAGCTCCCCACTTTCGCCGCGTCGGCATCCAGGACCGCGAAGGCGACTCGACCCCGCCGCGCCGGCGGACCGGGGTCCGGGCCGGCAAGGGGTTCGCCTTCGTCAGCCACACGGGCGAGGTGTACCCGTCGGGCTTCCTCCCGCAGTCGGCCGGGAACGTCCGCGAGGCGTCGGTCGTCTCCGTCTACCGCGACTCGTCGCTGTTCCAGCGCCTCCGCGACGACGACGCGCTCACCGGGAAGTGCGGGGCCTGCGAGTACCGGAGCGTCTGTGGCGGGAGCCGGTCGCGGGCCTACGCGACGACGGGCGACCCGCTGGCGGCGGACCCGCTGTGTGCCTACGACCCCGAGGGGTTCGACGGGTCGGTCCCCGACCAGCACCCGGCCGATTGA
- a CDS encoding helix-turn-helix domain-containing protein, which yields MSASGIRVELAVDSGEACPIANISEEAGTVVTNVARSTVGSDGREVEEFTVTDDGSVADRTDVQQVFEADRGGRYRLEEQAVTCPCESIEEFACPVSDVQAEDGQLLLTFYAPDIDRIRAIVTRMRDLYEDVSLRSLRQNGTAASEDSVLIDRGQLTDRQREVLETAVEMGYFEYPKGANAGEVAEALDITVSTFAEHLAAAETKLLGSIVED from the coding sequence ATGAGCGCATCGGGGATCAGAGTCGAGCTCGCGGTCGACTCCGGCGAGGCCTGTCCCATCGCGAACATCTCGGAGGAGGCCGGGACGGTGGTGACCAACGTCGCCCGGAGCACCGTGGGCAGCGACGGGCGAGAGGTCGAGGAGTTCACCGTGACGGACGACGGGTCCGTCGCGGACCGGACCGACGTCCAGCAGGTGTTCGAGGCCGACCGGGGCGGTCGGTACCGTCTCGAGGAGCAGGCGGTGACCTGTCCCTGCGAGTCAATCGAGGAGTTCGCCTGTCCCGTCTCGGACGTCCAGGCCGAGGACGGCCAGTTGTTGTTGACGTTCTACGCCCCGGACATCGACCGGATTCGAGCCATCGTGACCCGTATGCGCGACCTCTACGAGGATGTCTCCCTGCGCTCGCTCAGACAGAACGGCACCGCCGCCAGCGAGGACTCCGTGCTGATCGACCGCGGCCAGCTCACGGACCGCCAGCGCGAGGTGCTCGAGACGGCCGTCGAGATGGGCTACTTCGAGTACCCGAAGGGCGCCAACGCCGGCGAGGTGGCCGAGGCGCTCGACATCACCGTCTCGACGTTCGCCGAACACCTCGCGGCCGCCGAGACGAAACTGCTTGGCAGCATCGTCGAGGACTGA
- a CDS encoding DUF2249 domain-containing protein, whose amino-acid sequence MAADTTVTELDVRAIDGEPFPEIVSALETLGPEDTLRLVSAFEPVPLYGVLETRGFAHETERVDSDMWRVIIQHE is encoded by the coding sequence ATGGCAGCGGACACGACGGTCACCGAACTCGACGTCAGAGCCATCGACGGCGAACCGTTCCCCGAGATCGTCTCGGCACTCGAGACGCTCGGTCCCGAGGACACCCTCCGACTCGTCAGCGCCTTCGAACCGGTCCCCCTCTACGGCGTGCTGGAGACGCGGGGGTTCGCTCACGAGACGGAGCGAGTCGACAGTGACATGTGGCGTGTCATCATACAGCACGAGTGA
- a CDS encoding FxsA family protein — MLRVIGLLLLIPLFDIVLLVTVAIPFFGPLVTVALVVLTALVGMLLVRAEGRATLRAIQEKVATGELPTNELIDGGLLIAAGAFFLTPGLVTDFVGLLLAVPVTRYPIRVGLRRWVIVPYIDARTGGLGSGQIYIGGFPDEEGAPTGSGATGPGPGGASGSGGATGTDDRSSGFDPDQATDVDFEERDN; from the coding sequence ATGCTCCGGGTCATCGGGCTGCTGTTGCTCATCCCGCTGTTCGACATCGTCCTGCTGGTGACGGTCGCCATCCCCTTCTTCGGACCCCTGGTGACCGTCGCGCTGGTCGTGCTGACCGCGCTCGTGGGGATGTTGCTGGTCCGCGCGGAGGGCCGGGCCACCCTCCGAGCCATCCAGGAGAAGGTCGCGACCGGCGAACTCCCGACGAACGAGCTCATCGACGGCGGCCTGCTCATCGCGGCCGGCGCGTTCTTCCTCACGCCCGGCCTGGTGACGGACTTCGTCGGCCTGCTGCTCGCGGTGCCGGTCACCCGCTACCCCATCCGCGTGGGCCTCCGTCGGTGGGTCATCGTCCCCTACATCGACGCCCGGACCGGCGGCCTCGGTAGCGGCCAGATATACATCGGCGGCTTCCCCGACGAGGAGGGCGCGCCCACGGGCTCCGGTGCGACCGGTCCCGGTCCTGGCGGGGCCTCCGGCTCCGGTGGCGCCACTGGCACCGACGACCGCTCGAGCGGTTTCGACCCTGACCAGGCCACCGACGTCGATTTCGAGGAACGCGACAACTGA
- a CDS encoding cytochrome P450: MASQQARAADSGPVTPGDRPPTLGRVPWVDNTLAMLRDPLGFYDRVGRHEADVVGYHVARTRGYFVTHPDLVEQVLVTDASDYEKGQLLYDTLGQFIGEGLFLLEGEEWQRQRTALQPAFYRERIETYGETMTGFASETADGWTDGQTTTVLPEMQSLTLRILGKTLLDVDVDATAAALEPLLDALRDRLDPRTLSAYLPLSVPTPVNRRVRRTRAAFESTLDEVVAARQREDAATREARDDVLSLLLSLDEETMDRERLSHQLLTFLVAGHDTTALTLTYAWFLLANHPDAQRKLHAELDATLDGADPTPADLFELPYLDDVLAEVLRLYPPAFTVFRQPTTPVTLGGYDVGPEAQLTLPQYLVHRDARWYDDPDAFRPERWTDEFEAALPDYAYYPFGGGPRHCIGMRFARVEAKLAIATIARRYRFEAVTEPPLDLAMRITLSPADPVRVRVHERE, from the coding sequence ATGGCCAGCCAACAGGCCCGCGCCGCCGATTCGGGACCGGTCACGCCCGGGGACCGACCCCCGACGCTCGGGCGCGTCCCCTGGGTAGACAACACGCTCGCGATGCTCCGGGACCCGCTGGGTTTCTACGACCGCGTGGGCCGACACGAGGCCGACGTCGTCGGCTATCACGTCGCGCGGACGAGGGGCTACTTCGTCACGCATCCGGACCTCGTCGAGCAGGTGCTGGTCACCGACGCCAGCGACTACGAGAAAGGACAGCTGCTCTACGACACGCTCGGGCAGTTCATCGGCGAGGGCCTGTTCCTGCTCGAGGGTGAGGAGTGGCAGCGACAGCGGACGGCGCTCCAGCCCGCGTTCTACCGCGAGCGCATCGAGACGTACGGCGAGACGATGACCGGCTTCGCGAGCGAGACGGCCGACGGGTGGACCGACGGCCAGACGACGACCGTCCTGCCCGAGATGCAGTCGCTCACCCTCCGAATCCTCGGGAAGACGCTGCTCGACGTGGACGTCGACGCGACGGCCGCCGCGCTCGAACCGCTGCTGGACGCGCTCCGTGACCGACTCGACCCCCGGACGCTCTCTGCGTACCTCCCGCTGTCGGTGCCCACGCCCGTCAACCGACGGGTCCGGCGGACGCGGGCGGCCTTCGAGTCGACGCTCGACGAGGTCGTCGCCGCGCGCCAGCGCGAGGACGCCGCGACGCGCGAGGCCCGCGACGACGTGCTCTCCCTGCTGCTGTCGCTCGACGAGGAGACGATGGACCGGGAGCGTCTCTCTCACCAGCTGCTCACCTTCCTCGTCGCCGGGCACGACACGACGGCGCTGACGCTCACTTACGCCTGGTTCCTGCTGGCGAACCACCCCGACGCACAGCGGAAACTGCACGCCGAACTCGACGCGACGCTGGACGGCGCGGACCCGACGCCGGCGGACCTCTTCGAGTTGCCCTACCTCGATGACGTGCTCGCGGAGGTCCTGCGGCTCTACCCGCCCGCGTTCACCGTCTTCCGCCAGCCCACGACGCCGGTGACGCTGGGCGGCTACGACGTCGGCCCCGAGGCGCAACTGACGCTCCCGCAGTACCTCGTCCACCGCGATGCGCGGTGGTACGACGACCCCGACGCCTTCCGGCCCGAGCGCTGGACCGACGAGTTCGAGGCCGCCCTGCCCGACTACGCCTACTACCCCTTCGGCGGCGGGCCGCGTCACTGCATCGGGATGCGCTTTGCCCGCGTGGAGGCGAAACTCGCCATCGCGACCATCGCCCGGCGCTACCGGTTCGAGGCGGTCACCGAACCCCCGCTGGACCTCGCGATGCGCATCACGCTCTCGCCGGCCGACCCGGTCCGCGTGCGGGTCCACGAGCGCGAGTGA